In a genomic window of Allomeiothermus silvanus DSM 9946:
- a CDS encoding DUF3054 domain-containing protein: MATPRKQPWGRALARGDAACIVLFSLIGQSFHGSLHSLGAAFTGIVHNAVPILAVWFLLAPFVRTYAYPTWRNLLTTWILAVPAGVWLRYMVLGKPFDQGFLAFLLVTLGVTLALLLAWRALARWLWRR, from the coding sequence ATGGCTACGCCACGTAAACAGCCTTGGGGGCGCGCGCTGGCTCGAGGGGATGCAGCGTGCATCGTGCTTTTCTCCCTCATCGGCCAGTCGTTTCACGGTAGCTTGCATAGCTTGGGGGCTGCTTTCACCGGGATCGTGCACAATGCCGTGCCGATTCTGGCGGTGTGGTTTTTGCTCGCCCCCTTCGTGCGCACCTATGCCTACCCCACCTGGCGCAACCTGCTTACCACCTGGATTCTCGCAGTTCCAGCGGGGGTGTGGCTGCGCTATATGGTTTTGGGCAAGCCCTTCGACCAGGGGTTTTTGGCCTTTTTGCTGGTCACCTTGGGCGTAACCCTGGCCTTATTGCTAGCCTGGCGGGCTCTGGCCCGCTGGCTCTGGCGCCGCTAG
- the lipA gene encoding lipoyl synthase, with the protein MSDSLKTVQLPDFQTGGLIELKVIENGVATERSEPVDRHKPAWLRATLPTGPNYQRLKEMTARLKLYTVCQEAMCPNIGECWAHGTMTIMVLGGICTRACKFCAVDTGNPKGWVDPLEPLHVAQAVAEMGLRYVVLTSVDRDDLKDGGASHFAEVVRQIKLRDQEVKVETLTPDFRGQLKDVETVVDSGVDVFAHNLETVRRLTPKVRDPRATYEQSLRVLEHAKRYRPKMLTKSSLMLGLGESAAEIRQAMRDLRAVGVDILTLGQYLRPTKHHLPVERYVTPEEFALYRQWGYEEGFLEVFSGPLVRSSYRAEKVFFETCVSLRDISEAQQGT; encoded by the coding sequence ATGAGCGACAGCCTCAAAACCGTACAGCTCCCCGACTTTCAGACCGGCGGCCTGATCGAACTCAAGGTGATCGAAAACGGGGTCGCCACCGAGCGTAGCGAGCCCGTTGACCGCCACAAGCCGGCCTGGCTCAGAGCCACCCTACCCACCGGACCGAACTACCAACGCCTCAAGGAGATGACCGCTCGGCTCAAGCTCTATACGGTCTGCCAGGAGGCGATGTGCCCCAATATCGGAGAGTGCTGGGCCCATGGGACCATGACCATCATGGTGCTGGGGGGCATCTGTACCCGGGCCTGCAAGTTCTGCGCGGTGGATACCGGCAACCCCAAGGGCTGGGTGGACCCCCTCGAGCCCCTCCACGTAGCCCAAGCCGTGGCCGAGATGGGCCTTAGGTATGTGGTGCTGACCTCGGTGGACCGCGATGACCTGAAAGACGGCGGGGCCTCGCACTTTGCGGAGGTAGTACGGCAGATCAAATTGCGCGACCAGGAGGTAAAGGTCGAGACCCTCACCCCGGATTTCCGCGGGCAACTCAAAGACGTGGAGACCGTGGTGGACTCGGGGGTGGACGTGTTCGCCCACAACCTCGAGACCGTGCGCCGTCTTACCCCCAAAGTCCGCGACCCCCGCGCTACCTACGAGCAAAGCCTGCGGGTGCTCGAGCACGCCAAGCGCTACCGCCCAAAGATGCTTACCAAGTCCTCGCTGATGCTGGGCCTGGGCGAGAGCGCGGCGGAAATCCGTCAGGCCATGCGGGACTTGCGCGCAGTGGGGGTGGACATTCTGACCCTGGGACAGTACCTCCGTCCCACCAAGCACCACCTCCCGGTCGAGCGCTACGTAACCCCCGAAGAGTTCGCTCTCTACCGGCAGTGGGGTTACGAGGAAGGCTTCCTGGAGGTCTTCAGCGGTCCTTTGGTGCGCAGCAGTTACCGGGCGGAGAAGGTCTTCTTCGAGACGTGTGTTTCGCTGCGCGACATCAGCGAGGCGCAGCAAGGCACCTAG